DNA from Drosophila suzukii chromosome 2R, CBGP_Dsuzu_IsoJpt1.0, whole genome shotgun sequence:
CTAACGTATATACTTTTGTGTCTTCAAATATGGATGTCTATTGTGTTTTGTAAACGAAGTGTGGTTTCCTTTGTTAGTGTAGGCTGGGATTTTTGCAGATGAGTGTCAGCGTTATTCCGTgtattgaaatatatttccaCTTAAATCGCAAATAGACATATGCATAAATAACAAAACGAAAATGGCCTTTGCTTTCACAGCAGCTTCGGCTGGTTCCTGATGTTCTCCAGGTCCAGCTGCATGCGCGGCGAAGAGGCAGACGCCACCATCGGAGATTGGGGGCGCACGTGTTCCATTTGCTCCTCTGGCAGCAGGCGATATTTCTTGAGGTACTTGTACGAAGCATTTGAAATGTCGTTGGGACTCTGTGAGTGAGCGAGATTGTCGATCTGGCGCAGCGGTTCGGGATTAGGTGACTTCGGCGATGCGCCCAGGCGCATATCCTTCATCAGTTCGTCGACGGGTTGGCGCAAGTACTTCAAGGCCAGCTCGTTCATCACCAAGCTTTTCTCGGTGTTTGGCTTGGCCAGTTGGGGAATCCGTTTGCCCTGCGGCGTATTGATCCGGTAGGCCGTAGATTGAGCCATTGGCGAATTGGGTCGAGGAGATTGGAATTGGGGGATCACGCGAGCTTGGTGCGAAGGCAGTGGTTCCTCCTCCTCGGCTATGTAATCCTGTATGATCGGAGATATTCGTCTGCCTGATAAGGATGATGAGTTTATTGGGGTTTAAGGTAAATTTAAGATTTACCCACCATTGTTGGCAGTCAAGATATCACACTGGCTGGCAGTTGTCCTGCTGGCTACGGAAATGGCTTCGGGTTTCGCCCGCTGCTGTTGCTCCAGGAGCAGCTCGCAGAGATTCCTCAGCTGCTGTTGTTCCTGCCGCATGGACTCCAAAAGGGACACCAGTGCCGCCAGATCACTCTTTTTGGCCAGGTTGCTGACATCTATGTCGGAATAAACCACCGGGGGCAGCGAGTTCCGCGGGGGCGATGGATTAAAGGACTCGGTCTGTGTGCCAGCACAAATCGTCAGGACATCAGAGTTGGCTGAGCCTGACAAGCGGCGGGATTGATAGACCTGCTGCTTGGGCTCGGCACTATACGCCGCCGAATTACTGGACATGTGATTGGCACTCAGTGGTGCATCGTTTGTGTAGTTGCGATCTCTGGGCATTATGATGTACTCCTTTGGGGAGCACGGGCTATTGTTATTGCTTGGCGCAGTTCTGGGTCCCAGTTCTGTGGCCAGGATGGGCGAGAAGTTGACCCGGGGCAGCATCTGCTTCTTCCAGGACGCGAAAGTGGGTGGAGCTCGAGGAGATGGCTCCAgttgcggctgctgctgctgctgcatctgAGTCTGTTGATCCTGTGGCGGCTGGCCAAACAATATGGACACCTCCGGCACAGTGGGCCGAACGATTTCGTTGTTGTGGCCCATGGGCATCGCTGCACATGGTCTCGGCGCTGACCTGGGCAGCATATCCTCCGTTTCGGGCACAAACATTTGAAAAAGGTACTTGTCTAGTTGCTGACTAAATTAAATTCGGGCGGGATAATCTGTCCAATTGGAGCTGGGCGTACTAGAGGTGGGACTAGAGCTGACGTAAAACGCAGAAACATCGATAGCATGGCCAGTACACGCTGTGAGAACTGGCCGTAGTCACCCTGTGTGGTTAACAGTCGCTTAACAGTTGCTTAACAGCAGCCATTTTTTTACATGCGCATTTCGGGGATTTACACACCTTGAAAATTTTACGTGCGCTTTTTGGGGATTTACGTTGAAATGTAAAATGAAATGCAAAAAGTAGAAAACGCCCTCGGTGGCCAGATTTGTCCCTACTACTTCTTCTACTACTCTTATACTACTCAACTTTCGTCATTCAATATTTCAATTCAAAAAGGTATCCCACATAAACATAGTGCCCCTACTCGATGTTTTCGATAGTGATAATCCAAACCATCGATATTTTCGATAGTATCAAtcgaattattatttaattttttattttgtattttaagcCTATTTgctttcaatttttttaattgcgaGGTATGAATACAGCTGCGACA
Protein-coding regions in this window:
- the ana2 gene encoding uncharacterized protein ana2, with the translated sequence MFVPETEDMLPRSAPRPCAAMPMGHNNEIVRPTVPEVSILFGQPPQDQQTQMQQQQQPQLEPSPRAPPTFASWKKQMLPRVNFSPILATELGPRTAPSNNNSPCSPKEYIIMPRDRNYTNDAPLSANHMSSNSAAYSAEPKQQVYQSRRLSGSANSDVLTICAGTQTESFNPSPPRNSLPPVVYSDIDVSNLAKKSDLAALVSLLESMRQEQQQLRNLCELLLEQQQRAKPEAISVASRTTASQCDILTANNGRRISPIIQDYIAEEEEPLPSHQARVIPQFQSPRPNSPMAQSTAYRINTPQGKRIPQLAKPNTEKSLVMNELALKYLRQPVDELMKDMRLGASPKSPNPEPLRQIDNLAHSQSPNDISNASYKYLKKYRLLPEEQMEHVRPQSPMVASASSPRMQLDLENIRNQPKLL